The genomic DNA TGCAATGGAATCGTCTCCTATAAGGGAATGTGTGCAAAATGCGGTGATACAACGGTGGATCAAGGCAGATACCATGACTACTATGATGAGTACAGCCCTTATATGGACATTCAGGAGATTCAGCTTGCCGACGGGATTCCGAACAGCAGCTGTACGGATACATGCCTGCATCTTTTCACTTGTAAGAGATGTGGGGAGGAAGAAGGAAGAAGCATTGACATGGTGGAGTTTTGACCATTGAAAAAGGAGTCCCGGATAATAGGGACTCCTTTTTGTTTTTATCGAATGCGTTCTTCAGATTCTGCATCGAAGAAATGCGCTTTATTCATATCCAGTGCCATGGTGATCGTTTCCCCAGCTTGGATATCTGTGCGTGAATCCACCCTTGCGACAAAATCCTGTCCTTCGAGCTGGGAGTACAGCATCGTTTCTGCACCGGTCAGCTCTGATACTTCAATCTTGACTGATATCTTTGCACCCTCTGCAGTATCGATGAAAAGGGGCTCATCATGGATATCTTCAGGACGGACACCCAGGGTGATGGACTTTCCTACTTGACCCTGTTCCCGGAGGACTTTCATTTTCCCTTCCGGAACGAGGACCTTTGTCTTCCCGCATACGAAGTAGTTTTCTTCCAGTTTTCCTTGGAAGAAGTTCATGGCCGGTGAGCCGATGAAGCCGCCTACGAATACATTCTCAGGCTTATCATACACTTCTTTAGGTGAGCCGACCTGCTGAATGACTCCATCTTTCATGACGACGATCCGGGTCGCCATGGTCATGGCCTCCGTCTGATCATGCGTCACATAAATGGTTGTCGTTTGAAGACGCTGATGGAGCTTGGCGATTTCTGCACGCATCTGTACACGCAGTTTAGCGTCAAGGTTGGATAGAGGTTCATCCATGAGGAAGACCTTGGCATCTCGGACAATGGCCCGACCCAATGCGACACGCTGGCGCTGACCACCGGACAATGCCTTCGGCTTACGATCAAGAAGGGCTTCAAGGCCGAGGATCTTAGCAGCTTCCTGGACGCGTCGGTCGATTTCCTTCTTGTCGAACTTCCTTAGTTTAAGGCCGAACGCCATATTATCATATACGCTCATATGAGGGTAGAGAGCATAGTTCTGGAACACCATGGCGATATCACGATCCTTTGGTGCAACGTCATTCACCCGTTTTCCGTCGATGGAGAAATCTCCTTGAGAAATCTCTTCCAGTCCGGCAATCATGCGAAGGGTCGTCGACTTTCCGCAACCTGATGGTCCGACGAAGACGATGAACTCCTTATCCTTGATATGTAGATTGAAGTCGGTGACCGCTGTCACCTTTTTATCATAGATCTTATAGATACTGTCCAGTTTCAATTCAGCCATTTTCAATCTCCCCTTTTCTTTTGTAATCGTTTTCAACTTATTATTCATTGTAGGGGAATTAAGGGGGGATCGATATGGTCAATGTGCACAAAATTCACTCTTCTTCCTTGTTCACCTTGTCATGGAGATGATCCAGGCAGGCAAGATAGGCAAGGATTGCACCCTGAAAGCTTCGTATATCGATACCTGTCTTGTCGATAAAACGTTCGATACGGTACTGAACCGAATTGCGGTGCATGAAAAGCTTCTTCGCGGTCTGGCTTACATTGGCCTGATTTTCAAGGAATACCTTGATGATCTGTGTCCAATCAGGATCTTCTTCCAGTATGGTGATCACATGTCCGAGGAGATGTGTTTTCCACTCAGGTGGCATACAGTGGAGCAGGAAGGATGGCAGTAGTGATTCAACCGAGTGAATGACAGAATGACTAAGCGATGCAGGCATGGTGAACAATTCCCGCTCGAAGGAAAAAGCTTCAGGGAAGGTGGGGCCAAGCGTATGGAACTGTCCCGTGAAGAACAAGGTCGAGACGAAAAAATCCGACTCAATCACATGGGAGATCGTGAACAGCTGCTCATGATCTAGCACTTCGTTGCTTTTTCGTTCAATGAACAGACCTGTCCCGTCACTGAACAAGACCGACTGGACTCCTTCCGGGAGCAGATGGTGAAAGGCTTCCTTCATCATAGAGTGCTCGATTTCACCGTTCATGGAGAATTGGATGATCCTGTATTCATCCTGGGAGATACGAGGTTGATGTCCACCTTCATAGAGGAAAGAAAACCATTCCCGGGCTTCAAATGAGCCGTTGAGTAGGGTAACGGGGGAACCGACTTCGATGAACAAACATTTCAGTAGCTCCACTTCTTCTTCGGTAATTTTATTTCGATCGATTCCAATGAACGTGTCTTCTTCTTCATTTGTAAACCAGGCCTTCCCGAAATCGAGTGTACCCGGTCGGGAGGACCTGACAGCTGCTTCAGGATACTTTTTGAGTAGGGATGTCAGCATGGGGAATGTACCGTCCTTTATTCAGTATATTCCCATTGTACTGAATAAAAAGGACGATGCAAAGAGTCGTGAATTGCAAATATTGTTTGATTGGAATACTATTGTAAGAGGAATTTATCGTGATGAGGTGTACACAATGGAATATACAAAAGAAGTCACAAATCGAATGAAACGCTTGGAAGGCCAAGTACGCGGTGTATTGAAGATGATGGATGATGGGAAGGATTGCAAAGAAGTCGTCACTCAGCTTTCCGCCGTCAGGACTGCCGTGGACCGCACGATCGGACTTGTTGTCGCGAAGAATCTTGAAGCATGCATCAAGGATTCAGAAGAGAAAGGCATGAATACGGAAGAGGCCATTCAGGAGGCAGTCAACCTTTTGGTGAGAAGCCGCTGATTATCAATGAAAGCTGCCGTTTGAAAAAACGGCAGCTTTTTTTTATGGCCTTGGAGGTTCCTCATGGCTGGGCATATCGATCGCCTCTTCAATGTTTGCGATCTGATCGCGCAGGTGAACAGATCCCCCGGACATCCCTTCATTGATGAAACGGTCCACGTCCACAAATGCTTTATCGCGTCCTTCATTCGTGCTATCCGGAAGAAATTCATGTTTCTTATCCATTAGATCGCCTCCTATGGATAGTGTTCAAAAAACGGATGAGAATTATGCATCATTCATAGACGTGGAAAAGCATGAGATCGTGGATCTGTTTGGCACATTTCTCATCGAGAGCAGGCTTGCAGTCGATCCGGCCGTCTTTATGGTAGGTCCCTTCATGCTTGACGCCGCCGTAGAAAAATGAAATATACCAGCCCGGTAACTCTTTGTTTTCATACATGCTCCTGTATTGAAAATGTTGAATCATGCAGCATCACTCCTTAATGATAGTGTAAACGGTTTCTATCGCACTGAAAAGAGTGAAATGGAAAGGAGAGCCTGTCCGTCCCATTGATCTCGTCATCCTATTCACCCGACTCATAAATCCACCTGAGTCTTAATACACTTTATGGAATGGACAAAGGAGGTACGGAGGCATGAATGAATTTATCCGGGATATACAAAAAGCCATAAGCGACGAATGGACAGCCTATCATTTCTATAAAGAATTGCAGAGTCGAACGAATAATCCATTATTTGTGGAGTTCATCAGCTCAGCCCGACAAGATGAGAAAAAGCATTATGATCTATTTCAGTATCTGCATCATCTGCTTACAGGAGAATATTATGAACATAAAAAAGAAAAGGTCGAGTTCACAACCTTTAAAGAAGGGATTCTGCGTGCACTGAAGGACGAGCTGGACTGTGCTTCATACTATCGGGATCTTCTGATGGATATACCGAATCAGCAGGCTTATAAACCGCTCTTTATAGCCATGACTGATGAGACGGCACACTCGACCCGTTTCCAAACGATTTATCAGTCCTTGCGCTGAGGACGGGAGGAGGCAAGGGAGAAAAATGTATCCACAAGCTTCTTGCGTCGGGAGGTTTCAATATCTAGTTCATCGAATATCATCGGCTTGGAGTTGATTTCAAATAAAACGAAGCCTTCCTCTTTCCTTGGAGCGATATCAGCGGAAAACTCCCCAATGAACCCGAGTGATTCGGTGAGCGTTTCCCCGCAGATCTTCATGATGGAATCGAGCACCAGCTTTGTGTCCTCTTTGGCAACATCGTCAAGGGAAATGATCGTTCCCCCTGAGGGGACGTGGGTGGTCACTTCCTGTCGGTGCGACATCCGCACCCCGATTCCCGTCACACTGAATCCATCCTCCGAGGAGAGGACAAGCACTCTGTAGTCATATCGGTGTCCGTTCAGTGACCGACACTGAATGGCCTCCTGGACGATCCAGTCTTTTTCTTCGAACCATTCGGGGTACGCATGCGCCAATCGCTCAGCAGAGGAGAAGTGCTCGATTTTTTTGATACTGCGGCAAATCACCTTCCCATCTTCATGGACCTCGACCTTGCGGATGCCTTTACCTTTGGATGAAAGGGAATGTTTGATATAGATCTGTTTATGTTCTGTCAAAAATTCCTTCAGATGGACGGAATCCTGGATTTGTTCGGTAGCGGGAAGATGGGGACGTAGTTCTTCCCTTTCCCGGAGGATCTGATAAATCTCCCATTTGTTGAAAAAGTGGGGATTGAAGAAAGGAATCTTATGATCTTTACTCCACGAGGTTACATTCAGAAACGCTTCATTTTGTTCGCCCGCCGGAGTGGGAATTCGGTTATAAATGACGTTTGGAAGGGGAAAGTGGCAGGTCACCCATCTGTCCAGCGCATCACTAAAGGCAATGCCGGAAACCGTGTTGCACTCGATATCTCCGGGTGAAAAAACAAAACACATGGCCCCAGCAGCCTGGATGATTTCCTGAAGGGTTTTAAAGAGTTCAAAATTTCCGCGGTAGCGATTCGCCCTGTCCTTATCAGCCAGGATGCCTATGAGGGGGATCACCCCGTCATTGGGAGAGCCTATGGGAAAGGCGTAGGAGTCTTCGGATTTTTTTGATTGCAAAAGAAAGGAATCCAGACCGAACGCATAGGTGGATATACTCCTTTCGTCATGGCAGAAGATTCTTCTCCTTCGATCATATAGGATTCTCATGGCACCAATTCCTCGATGGTTTTGCGAGAGAGGAATACACCAAAGGAGAGGGCAAGCTTTCTTGTGAGGACATCTTCGGCTTTCAGGGAGGGATGGGTGAAGATCGAGCGGCCGGGTTTTGAATTGGCTTCGAACATCCAGATCCGTCCACTCTCGTCGACTCCGAGGTCGAATCCGATTTCTCCCACATAGCCCTCCATATTTGCTTCGATGGAATGCGACAGTCGAATGGCTGCATCCTTGAGCCGGGTTTCTATCACATGCCTTTCATCTTCCGCAAAGAGCTCGCTCAGTACCTTCACTTCCCCTCCGGATTTTGCGTGGGTGGTCACACTTCCGGAACCTGCGACTTTGGCTGCGATGGCCGATACGTGCCACCGTCCTTCATCATCTTTATTCGTATGGACCCTGAAGTCCAGCGGGCGATGGTCATCTTCAATCAGATTGATTCCCTGTTGGATGATGAAGGAATCGAGTTTCCGACCCTTCATGACCGATTGAACAAGGGATTCAAGGTTCTTAAACCGGAGTAGGCGAACCTGCTGGTCGCCGTCCTTGAATCTGCAAAAATATCCATCCTTCCCCCGGTCATACGTGATTTTATGAATTCCGTTCCCGAGACTTCCATTTGCAGGCTTCACGTACACATGCCGGTATGTTGCAAGCATCCGCTCAAGATCACTGATGGATTGGAACTGATGGGTTTCCGGGAGGAAGGCTGCGGCTTCTTCAACCCCTGCCAATCTCTCGAAAAGATCAAGTTTGTTGAAAAAGCCGGGATTATACCACGGAATTCCGTATTCTCCTTGAAGTCGCTCCTTTAGTGAAAGGAAGGAACGTTTTTTTTCGCTCCTGCGGTTGGGGAGGCGGTCGTAGATGACGGTTGGGAACGGGATGAAGTGCCGCTCCCATTGATCGCCAAAGTGAAAAAGGGCATGGATGAGTCCGTCCTCCCACTGGATGTCATGTTCCCCGAACACAAACGGTATGACTCCGAGCGTACCCTGTACAGCAAGCAACCGCTGGAACATGCGCGAGCGTTCCCCGACGGGGTTCATCTTGAACTGCGTGAATCCGGCCGTGAATATGCCGATCAATGCGCCAAGGTAAAGCTCCTCCTCCACCTGATGAAGGTGGAGGCTCCCCACTCCGCGAGGGAGATGCAGGGCATCGGCAAGGGGGGAGCTGATGCCGATGACATTTCGTCCATTGGGGTGTGTCCTGCATTCTGCTTCGACCTTCCTTGTCCCGAGAGTGATGCTTCCCGGTATTGAATCCCTATTGAAAGAAACAGGAAGGTAGAGGAGGAGACGCTCTTCTTGAAAAACTTCAACTTTAAAAGGTTTCAACATCAGTGATCACTCCTCGTGGGTGCAGACTGTGATGATAGATTCATGCAGTGGTCTAAGGGGATGCGGGATAGCTCAGAAGAATCGAGCCCGCCGGTCTGCATGAGTTTATGTCCAGGTTTTGAGTTGATATCGAGCAGCCAAATGGAATGATCAGCACCAATCGTGATATCGATTCCCAGTTCCAGCAACGGTGAAAATCGTTCTTCCAATTCCAGGGGCAGAATGGACAGGATTTCTTTCAGTTCTTCTTCCATGACTGCCCAAGGTGGGCCGGGATGCGCTGCTTTCCACTCATCATAGGGAACATACTCGGCGCCGGAGGATACGTTGGTCAAAATGCCTTCAGGATGTCCGTATCGGAAGGCGCGATGATATTCCTGCCAGTTTCCACTTGGATCTTTCGCCATGTGGATCCGTAGATCATAAGGTCGATCTTGAACTTGATTCTCCAGGCGTCTTTGGATCAGAAAGGTATGTTTCTTCATTAAACGGAGGGTGAATCGCTTGAATTCATCCCGGTTGTGAAATGTATGGGAAAGGATTCCATCCTTTTTCGTCGTTCTGACGATAATTGAAGGACCGTTAGTACGAAGGTGATAGATGCCGAATCCATGGGCTCCGTCCACAGGCTTGATGATGGCTTCTTCTTCGCGATTCAGGAAGGCGGTAAGGTCCTCGACCTCCTTTAGAAGACGTGTGCCGGGGAGATAGGGTGCAAGAGGACCCTTCCGAAGCTCCTCATAGAGGATCCATTTGTTCGGCAAACCGTAGCCAAGGAATGTAACGTGGGGCTGTTGCTTCAACCATTGGACCACCGCCTTTGCCTGCTGTTGCTTTCCTGCTTGATAATAGGTGCGGTCATATAAGTATTCCGGGATCCGAAAGGCATCTTCCTTCCATACCCCGGATTCCCGGCAGTACGTATAGCCCTCAATTCCTTCCGTGAAAGGAGAGAGGTCCTCCGGAGAAAACAAGTGCAGGCAAATCGGATAAGACAAGGATTCCTTGCCTATCCCTGAATAAAGCGGATTGGCAGGGTCGGGGTTCAACGTCAGGATGCCAAGATGATTCATTTTTCTTCCTCCTCTTCTTTCCATATGGAAAGACTATGTTGATACAATCCACGAACCGAGGGTCTTACCGCTTCAGAATGCTGGCTGGAGAGTTTACTTGGTTTGGAGTTTACTTCGATGATCCATGGTTTACCATCAGCATCGATGCCGAGGTCGATGCCAAACTCGGAAAAATGGCCGTCGAGCACCTCGGAAAGATACACAGCTGTACTCAGGCTGATAGCCTTCATATTCTCGTAAATGCCTTTAGAAAGAGGCAGGATGTCGTTCAGGATGGTACGTGGTTTCGCCGTTTGTCCCCCACGATCGACATTCGATACGAATTCGCCGTCTCCGGCAACCCTCGCAACCGATGAGAGGACCGTCCACTCCTGACCGATGCGGTGGCATAGGATACGGAAGTCCAAGGGCCGACCTTTGTACAGACAGAAAGGGATCGTCTCCTGGATGAGATAGGTGGAATTCCTGCACCACGCACGAACTTTTTTCTCCAGTGAGCGGTAGTCCTTGAACGTCTGGTGGCTGTCTCCCGGAAATGAATTCTGTCTTACTTCCCATCCGTCCCCTGAGGTCACCCTGATGATGTTCCTTCCCTTGCTGCCATGGATGTTCTTGATGAACACATCTCCATATGTTGAGAGCATCCCTTCCAACTCATCAACACCAGTGGCAGAAGGAGGGATATGATCCTGGAGGAGCGGATGATGATTCAGTGCTTGATCCACTTCTGACTTAGAGAGAAACCGTGTATTGAAAATAGCGGCCCCCGCTTGTTCCAAACAGGTGACAGCGTGCTTGAATGGGCCTGTGGTCTCAAGTCGCCTGGAAGGAATGCGATTATATAAGACGCTTGGGGAAGGAACGGAACAACCCTCCCAATCACCTTCTGAATAGAGTAGCCCGGTCCCGTCCTTTTGGAGAAAAGATGAAACAGGAAGCAAATAAAGCAAGCCTCCATTTTGACGGAAGAAGCGTTGGCATTCATGGGCATAGTCACTGAGTGATTCTGCCGTTTTGTTGATGAGGATTGCTGTGATCGGTCCAATCCCGATCCCGGCACGGAGCCGATCGACGTGTATATGAAAGACCCGGTCATGTAAGGCATGCGACCAGGGCAAGAAAGAGGTCAGAATCAGGTCATCCGTCGGGGAAGGAAAGCATTCCACCAAGGTGGAAGTCGTACCAACTGTAAGCGTGATCCCATCTTCGAGCATCCAGTCCTCCAAAAGAGTGTGAGGGATGTATATATGAGGTTCCGTCCTTTTTTCGCAAATAATGCGGCATTTCATCCATATCACCCATTCCTCGTTTGCATAACACGTCAAAATGCCCCTATAATGACTTATTGGGCTATTGCTGATATAGCATACTATGTAGGCAGTCACAAAAGGTTCAAATGAACAGGAAAAGGCAGGTGCATATATGAAATGAATGCGTTCATCCTCATTCTTTTCATGGTGGCAGTGGGTGCCCTGATCGGTGGAGTCACGAACCATCTGGCCATCAAGATGCTCTTCAGACCGTATCGGGCTTATTATATCGGGAAATTCCGTATTCCTTTTACTCCAGGTCTCATTCCGAGGAGAAGGGACGAACTGGCCGTATCAATGGGGAAAACCGTAGTGGACCACCTTCTCACTCCGGATAGCCTTCAAAAAAAGATTCTCAATCCGGCTTTTAAGGGAGAAGCGGTCAAGTATTTGAAAGCTGAACTCACCCCGATCTTCCAATCAGAGAAACCGATTGGTGAATGGATCGAAGAGTTCAATATTCCTGTAAATACCATGATGATCCATGATTACCTTGATAAGTGGATTGAAACGAAAGTGATCGAAACAAGGCTAAGCTATGCGGACCGTTCCTTAGGGGAGGCCATGCCTCTTGAATGGAAGGAGAAAGCAGAAGAGAAGATTCCTGCGATTGTGGCGATGATCGCAGGGAAGGCCGAGGACTATTTTACAAGTCCCGAAGGAAAATCAAAGGTAAAGGTGATGATCGATGACTTCCTGAAAGAGAGGGGGAGGCTCGGGAATATGATCGGGATGTTCCTGGGGAATACGTCGGTTGCCGATAAAGTACAGCCAGAGATCGTCAAGTTCATCAAACATCCCGGTACCCAGGAAATCCTCTTGAATCTGATAAGAAGTGAATGGGAGAAACTCCAAGAAAAAACCATTGGTGAATTGACCGTAAGCTTCTCAGATGAGGCCCTGGTCTCATCGGTTCAAAGCTATGCAAAACGGGTTCTGAAGGTGGATGAGTTCTTTTCACGCCCCCTTGGAAGTGTTCTATCCCGCCATGAAGAGACATTTTTCACCAAGCTCCTTCCTGCATGGGTGGACCAAGGTACCGATCTTCTCGGACGCAAGCTCCCAGGGGTGATGGAGAAGATGAATCTTCAAGAAATCGTTCAGGAACAGGTGTCGTCCTTCTCGGTAGGGAGGCTTGAGGAACTGGTCCTTGGCATATCCAAGCGTGAGTTCAAAATGATCACGTACCTTGGTGCCCTGTTGGGTGGGGTCATTGGAATCATCCAAGGAATCTTTGCTCTGTTGATTGGATGATGGAAAAAGGGTCATTCCTAGTATTCGGACACATAGTTTGTTATAGTGGGGATGAAGAAAGTCAGACAGATATTTTAGGAGGCTAAACCTTGGCTATCAACTTATACGATCAAGCAAATGAATTGGAGCGCGCACTCCGTCAAAGTGACGAATTCCAACAGCTGAAAAACATGTATGATGAAGTGAACAGTGACGAATCTGCCAGCAAGATGTTCGAGAACTTCCGCAACATCCAGATGCAGCTTCAACAAAAACAAATGAGCGGTGAAGAAATCACTCAAGAAGAAGTAGAGCAGGCTCAAAAAGCGGCCCAGCTCGTCCAGCAGCACGACAAAATCTCAAAACTCATGGAAGCAGAACAACGCATGAGCATGGTGATCACCGATTTGAATAAAGTCATCATGAAACCACTGGAAGAACTATACGGTTCCGTACAGCAATAATACATGAAATCCCGCCGGCAGATCCGGCGGGATTTTTCTGTGAGTGGATGCAAATTTCAGGCCTCCTTGACCTCCTTGTCATAATTGTCTATTCCTCTTCATAAATGTAAAGAAAGCAGTAGACAACACTTAGGAGGACATCATGATGATCTATAGAATGCTTGCTCTCAATATCGACGGTACGATCGTGAATCAAAGCGGAAAGATTGCAAAGGAAACGAAGGAGGCAATTGAATACGTTCAACATAAAGGGGTTCCTGTCACCCTTGTGACGAGCAGGAGCTTCAACTCGGCAAAGAAAGTGGCTAAATCTCTGAATCTCACAGGTCCCATCATCACTCATGGGGGTGCCTATATCGCCGCTGAACTCGAAAAACCACTCTATGTCAAAAAGATATCCGAGACCATCACCTATGAAATCGCCCACTTCCTTGAAGGATTCCCTTGTCAGATCCAGATGGCCCATGAAAGGCAGTCGATCATCGGGAAAACCAATTCGCCGTCCAAGGAGCTTGCCCGCTTATCGTGGCAGCGGGAATCACGTCTTCTTTACAGCAAGCAATATGTCGACTCCATCAGTGAGCACCTTGCAGCAAATCCGATGACCGTTCCGAAAATCTCCGTGGTCCTTGAGAGGAAGGAAGATGTGTGGGATATCATCGCCGCACTCACAGCCATGTACGATGAAGTAGATGCCATCCCGACTTCGGAAAATAGTCTGGATATCGTTCCGAAAGGCGTATCAAAACTTCGCGGTCTCATGTATCTAACCGAACGCTATGCGTTGAAGAAGGAGCAGGTCGTCATGGTCGGGGCGGGAGTGGATGATATGGACGCCATGAGGTGCTGCGGTCTCGGTGTCGCCATGGGAGGGGCTTCTGCAGAAGTGAGGAAGGCAGCGGACTGGGTGACGAGGAGCCAGCATGAAAAGGGGATCCCGTACTTCATCAGTGAGGTGTTCAGGAAGCAGCATCCGATTCCTTTCCTTAAGAAGATGAATATCATAAAATCTTGATTGCCAAGGCCGGTTCCAATAGGGATCGGTCTTTTTCATACCATCAACGACATTGACCATTCCCATCCCGTTCTTGTACACTTATAAATGCTTATCCAATTGTGAAAGGTGATTACAACGTGAATGTGTTAATTAAAGGCATCGAAGACGAACGATTTGAACGACCTCTTCGATTGATTGCCAATTTATTTTTTGAAGAAACCAAAATCCATTTTGGAAAGTGCGATCACCCCGATTTGGAGATCCATATACATGTATCAGACGCTGAGACAATACAGGCCAGTGCGGAAATCAAATCAGACCAGTCTCCGAAAGCGGTTTATGAAAAAGACTGGTTACCGTATGACACGGAGAAGGAGCGATTCAGACAGCTGAAGACCGCCGTTTCCCATGTGTACCTGAACGTCCTGCAGGAGATGACAGGCATCCAACAGAAATGGGGGATCCTGACGGGAATAAGACCGACGAAATTGATCCACAAACAAAATATGCTCGGGCTTCAGGCAGAAGAGATCCATCATAAGCTGAAGGAAGAGTATTTGATCACCGATGAAAAGATCGATCTTATGCAAAACATCGTGGATCGCCAGCTGTCCGTCGTTCCCGACCTGTATGACGTGAGGGATGAGGTGAGCATCTATATCGGGATCCCCTTTTGCCCGACCAAATGCGCTTACTGTACCTTCCCGGCCTACGCTATCCAGGGCAAGCAGGGCAGGGTGGATTCGTTCCTCGCTGGACTTCATTATGAAATCCGGGAAATGGGGCGGTGGATGAAGGAAAAAGGCGTGAAGATCACGACGATTTACTTCGGAGGCGGTACGCCGACTTCCATCACAGCGGAAGAGATGGATGCCTTGTATGAAGAAATGTACGACTCCTTCCCGGATGTGGACAAGGTGCGGGAAGTGACGGTGGAAGCCGGAAGACCCGATACCATCACGCCTGATAAACTAAAGGTATTGAACAAATGGAATATCGACCGGATCTCCATCAACCCACAATCCTACACTCAGGAAACGCTGAAGGCGATCGGAAGGCATCACACGGTGGAAGAGACGATTGATAAGTTCCATCTGGCCAGGGAAATGGGCATGAATAACATCAACATGGACCTCATCATCGGGCTGCCGGGCGAAGAGCTTCCTGAACTGCAGCATTCCCTTGATGAAACCGAGAAGCTGATGCCTGAATCGTTGACCGTCCACACCCTTTCGTTCAAACGTGCATCAGAGATGACGAAGAATAAGGATAAATATAAGGTGGCCGATCGTCACGAGATCGGACGGATGATGAATCTCGCCGAGGAGTGGACTTCTGCTCATGGATACGAGCCCTATTACCTGTACCGTCAGAAGAACATCCTTGGAAATCTTGAGAACGTCGGTTATGCCCTGCCGGGTCAGGATAGTATCTATAACATCATGATCATGGAAGAAGTGCAGACCATCATCGGGATCGGCTGCGGGGCGGCAAGTAAATTCATCGACCCTGAAACGGGGAAGATCACCCACTTTGCCAATCCGAAGGAACCGAATGCGTATAATCTGACATTCAAAGAGTACACAGACAAAAAAATCGACATCCTCGATGGATTGTTTTCTTGAGAGACTGAGACAAACATATTTCAGTCAGAGTAAACCCGAATTCATTTGCCTGCGATAAGGTATATGAATTCGGTTTTTTTTATTTGTTTTACGAACTGTATACTCCGATGTATCCAGCGGTTCATGTGCAGTATAAAGAAGCTGCGGGGACGTGTCTGTCATGAAAGGATCCCTTTTTTGCTTTGTTCCACCCCCTTTGGTTTTTAGAGAATTGTCGAAATCATGGGGGAGAAAGAGGATTCGGATCAAGGAAATCGAATAAGTAAGAAGGATGGTTTTGTAAGCGATTACTTCGTCGTGACGATCCCGCATGCGCTTCATCTGTACCAGTCCATATAAAGACAAAGGGGAGATACGTTTATGATGCAGACGCCTTTACTTCTAACAGCGATGATGGAACGAGCAGAAAAGTTTTATCCCAAAAAGCACATCGTTTCAAGGACCGAATCGGGCATTCACCGCTTCACCTATAAAGAATGGGGAAAAAGGACGAGGAGACTCGGCAGCGTCCTGAAGAACCTAGGGGTCAAGGAAGGAGATAAGGTGGGGACCCTTGCGTGGAATCATCACCGTCACCTTGAAGGGTATTTTGCAATCCCGTGCATGGGCGCAGTGCTTCACACCATCAACATCAGGCTGTCCCCTCAGCATATCGTGTATATCATCAATCATGCAAAAGACACTGTTCTTCTTGTGGATTCCGATCTTCTACCACTGGTGGAAAAAATCAGGGATCAGATCCCTCATGTCGAGTCCATCATTGTCATGACGGACGGCGAAATGCCTGATTCGACC from Rossellomorea marisflavi includes the following:
- a CDS encoding YheC/YheD family protein, translating into MRILYDRRRRIFCHDERSISTYAFGLDSFLLQSKKSEDSYAFPIGSPNDGVIPLIGILADKDRANRYRGNFELFKTLQEIIQAAGAMCFVFSPGDIECNTVSGIAFSDALDRWVTCHFPLPNVIYNRIPTPAGEQNEAFLNVTSWSKDHKIPFFNPHFFNKWEIYQILREREELRPHLPATEQIQDSVHLKEFLTEHKQIYIKHSLSSKGKGIRKVEVHEDGKVICRSIKKIEHFSSAERLAHAYPEWFEEKDWIVQEAIQCRSLNGHRYDYRVLVLSSEDGFSVTGIGVRMSHRQEVTTHVPSGGTIISLDDVAKEDTKLVLDSIMKICGETLTESLGFIGEFSADIAPRKEEGFVLFEINSKPMIFDELDIETSRRKKLVDTFFSLASSRPQRKD
- a CDS encoding YheC/YheD family protein gives rise to the protein MLKPFKVEVFQEERLLLYLPVSFNRDSIPGSITLGTRKVEAECRTHPNGRNVIGISSPLADALHLPRGVGSLHLHQVEEELYLGALIGIFTAGFTQFKMNPVGERSRMFQRLLAVQGTLGVIPFVFGEHDIQWEDGLIHALFHFGDQWERHFIPFPTVIYDRLPNRRSEKKRSFLSLKERLQGEYGIPWYNPGFFNKLDLFERLAGVEEAAAFLPETHQFQSISDLERMLATYRHVYVKPANGSLGNGIHKITYDRGKDGYFCRFKDGDQQVRLLRFKNLESLVQSVMKGRKLDSFIIQQGINLIEDDHRPLDFRVHTNKDDEGRWHVSAIAAKVAGSGSVTTHAKSGGEVKVLSELFAEDERHVIETRLKDAAIRLSHSIEANMEGYVGEIGFDLGVDESGRIWMFEANSKPGRSIFTHPSLKAEDVLTRKLALSFGVFLSRKTIEELVP
- a CDS encoding DUF5342 family protein translates to MIQHFQYRSMYENKELPGWYISFFYGGVKHEGTYHKDGRIDCKPALDEKCAKQIHDLMLFHVYE
- a CDS encoding PucR family transcriptional regulator codes for the protein MLTSLLKKYPEAAVRSSRPGTLDFGKAWFTNEEEDTFIGIDRNKITEEEVELLKCLFIEVGSPVTLLNGSFEAREWFSFLYEGGHQPRISQDEYRIIQFSMNGEIEHSMMKEAFHHLLPEGVQSVLFSDGTGLFIERKSNEVLDHEQLFTISHVIESDFFVSTLFFTGQFHTLGPTFPEAFSFERELFTMPASLSHSVIHSVESLLPSFLLHCMPPEWKTHLLGHVITILEEDPDWTQIIKVFLENQANVSQTAKKLFMHRNSVQYRIERFIDKTGIDIRSFQGAILAYLACLDHLHDKVNKEEE
- a CDS encoding ABC transporter ATP-binding protein, coding for MAELKLDSIYKIYDKKVTAVTDFNLHIKDKEFIVFVGPSGCGKSTTLRMIAGLEEISQGDFSIDGKRVNDVAPKDRDIAMVFQNYALYPHMSVYDNMAFGLKLRKFDKKEIDRRVQEAAKILGLEALLDRKPKALSGGQRQRVALGRAIVRDAKVFLMDEPLSNLDAKLRVQMRAEIAKLHQRLQTTTIYVTHDQTEAMTMATRIVVMKDGVIQQVGSPKEVYDKPENVFVGGFIGSPAMNFFQGKLEENYFVCGKTKVLVPEGKMKVLREQGQVGKSITLGVRPEDIHDEPLFIDTAEGAKISVKIEVSELTGAETMLYSQLEGQDFVARVDSRTDIQAGETITMALDMNKAHFFDAESEERIR
- a CDS encoding ferritin-like domain-containing protein — encoded protein: MNEFIRDIQKAISDEWTAYHFYKELQSRTNNPLFVEFISSARQDEKKHYDLFQYLHHLLTGEYYEHKKEKVEFTTFKEGILRALKDELDCASYYRDLLMDIPNQQAYKPLFIAMTDETAHSTRFQTIYQSLR
- a CDS encoding metal-sensitive transcriptional regulator; translation: MEYTKEVTNRMKRLEGQVRGVLKMMDDGKDCKEVVTQLSAVRTAVDRTIGLVVAKNLEACIKDSEEKGMNTEEAIQEAVNLLVRSR